One Blastocatellia bacterium genomic window carries:
- a CDS encoding histidine triad nucleotide-binding protein: MNDYERECVFCHIVNGDHPADILYQDDRVIAFKDINPQAPWHILIIPREHMDSLNDAAPQDEAVLGHMLRIASKVANQIGIAEEGYRVVINTGPRAGQSIFHLHLHLLGGRPLRWPPG, encoded by the coding sequence ATGAACGACTACGAACGCGAGTGCGTCTTCTGTCACATCGTGAACGGAGATCATCCGGCTGACATCCTCTACCAGGACGATCGCGTGATTGCATTCAAGGACATCAATCCCCAAGCACCATGGCACATCCTGATCATCCCTCGCGAGCACATGGATTCATTGAATGATGCGGCTCCTCAAGACGAAGCCGTGCTCGGACACATGCTGCGGATCGCGTCGAAAGTGGCGAATCAAATTGGGATCGCCGAAGAGGGGTATCGGGTCGTCATCAATACGGGGCCGCGGGCTGGGCAGAGCATCTTTCATCTCCACCTCCATCTGCTCGGTGGGCGCCCATTGCGTTGGCCTCCGGGATGA
- a CDS encoding cation diffusion facilitator family transporter — MLPKREGARPLFHVFLLTSGYMIVEAVGGWLTNSLALLADAGHMLTDVAALALALGAMWMCERSAPPEKTYGYYRLEILAALLNAVILIIISLAIFYEAYERLQQPPYVRGAEMMLIALGGLVVNGIGAALLHRARHQSLNVRGAFLHVVSDGMGSIGALLAGGLIWAKGWYLADPAISLLTGGLIIVCAWRLLKEAVNILMEATPAHIDIAGVERVIRSVPGIQDVHDLHVWTITSGKDALSAHVILAEDHASPKEVLQKIRARLKEVYGIEHVTIQIETPDFEEEEIHF; from the coding sequence GTGCTTCCGAAGCGAGAAGGCGCGCGGCCATTGTTTCACGTCTTCCTCCTGACGAGCGGTTACATGATCGTCGAAGCCGTCGGGGGATGGCTGACCAATAGTCTCGCGCTTTTGGCCGATGCTGGGCATATGCTCACGGATGTCGCGGCCTTGGCCTTGGCCCTGGGTGCGATGTGGATGTGCGAGCGGAGCGCGCCACCGGAGAAGACCTACGGCTATTATCGGCTCGAGATCCTCGCCGCGTTGCTGAACGCTGTCATCTTGATCATCATCTCGTTGGCCATCTTCTATGAGGCCTACGAGCGTCTCCAACAACCACCGTATGTGCGGGGAGCGGAGATGATGCTGATCGCGCTCGGTGGGCTCGTCGTCAATGGAATTGGCGCCGCGCTCTTGCATCGGGCGCGCCACCAGAGTTTGAACGTGCGGGGGGCCTTCCTGCACGTCGTGAGCGATGGGATGGGATCGATCGGCGCATTGTTGGCTGGAGGACTCATCTGGGCGAAGGGATGGTATCTCGCCGATCCCGCCATCAGTCTCTTGACGGGCGGATTGATCATCGTCTGCGCGTGGCGATTGCTCAAAGAGGCGGTCAATATCTTGATGGAAGCGACGCCCGCGCACATTGATATCGCGGGCGTGGAGCGCGTGATCCGCAGCGTCCCGGGGATTCAAGATGTTCACGATCTGCACGTCTGGACGATCACCTCGGGGAAGGATGCTTTGAGCGCGCACGTCATCTTAGCGGAGGATCATGCCTCACCGAAGGAAGTCCTCCAAAAGATTCGCGCGCGGCTGAAGGAGGTCTATGGGATCGAGCATGTGACGATTCAGATCGAGACGCCCGACTTCGAGGAGGAGGAGATCCATTTCTGA
- a CDS encoding tetratricopeptide repeat protein gives MKKRGLIIAIAIFIGILALLGITQGPDFYRMVKAKDRLNNGAVAYERGDYDEAIRLFKEAVDLYPNMEQARLYYAAGLFAKFNLTNEKPLALEAMKIYEDVYQKNPNSADAIAYLAVIHKNLADLAETEEEREQHMEKYREWTLKRLDLPGLDNKAKAEIYYTLGQGYWQESFQITQPYQVNRPPQPVTWNVPESEVPKVKALVQKGMEYLNKAVELNPEYGDAWAYINLLYREQAKVEKDPKVRAELTRLADQARDRAMELYKRREEQQKQQQAQKST, from the coding sequence GTGAAGAAGAGAGGGCTCATCATTGCGATCGCGATCTTCATTGGAATCCTCGCCCTGTTGGGGATCACCCAAGGGCCTGATTTCTATCGCATGGTCAAAGCGAAGGATCGGCTGAATAATGGAGCCGTCGCCTATGAGCGTGGCGACTATGATGAAGCGATTCGCCTTTTCAAAGAGGCCGTTGATCTCTATCCGAACATGGAACAAGCGCGGCTCTACTATGCGGCGGGCCTGTTCGCGAAGTTCAATCTCACGAATGAGAAACCTCTGGCCTTGGAGGCGATGAAGATCTACGAGGACGTCTACCAGAAGAATCCAAATAGTGCCGATGCGATCGCCTACCTCGCTGTGATCCACAAGAACCTCGCCGATTTGGCGGAGACTGAGGAAGAACGCGAGCAACACATGGAGAAATACCGCGAGTGGACGCTCAAGCGATTAGATCTCCCCGGTCTCGATAACAAGGCCAAGGCCGAGATCTACTACACTCTCGGACAAGGGTACTGGCAAGAATCGTTCCAGATCACGCAGCCCTATCAGGTGAACCGTCCGCCGCAGCCGGTCACTTGGAATGTGCCCGAGAGCGAGGTGCCGAAGGTGAAGGCGTTGGTGCAAAAGGGCATGGAATATCTCAACAAGGCCGTCGAGCTGAATCCCGAATATGGCGATGCGTGGGCATACATCAATTTGCTCTATCGCGAACAGGCGAAAGTCGAGAAGGACCCGAAGGTGCGCGCTGAGTTGACCCGTTTGGCCGATCAGGCGCGTGATCGTGCGATGGAGCTGTACAAGCGACGGGAGGAGCAGCAAAAGCAGCAACAAGCGCAGAAATCTACCTGA
- a CDS encoding ComF family protein, protein MGQSFADVLLSVIFPSRCMLCGEPVESLADGLTCAACWATLDWLPAARCARCHAPVKAPVEECPACPAMALDRLRFLGPYTGALRAHLLFLKRKPYVCRRLREEIGKRVATEPIFREVELVLPVPLHPRRQRERGYNQAELLAEEVARALICPLRRDVLRRVIYTEPHRAGMDALARARRVAQCFVITSPKAVWGKTVLLVDDVYTTGATLNECARTVRAAGARAVYGFVVARAIGETSGS, encoded by the coding sequence GTGGGGCAATCCTTCGCGGACGTCTTGCTCAGTGTGATCTTCCCTTCTCGCTGCATGCTCTGTGGAGAACCCGTGGAGTCGCTCGCCGATGGGCTCACCTGTGCGGCGTGTTGGGCGACGCTCGATTGGCTTCCCGCCGCGCGATGCGCTCGCTGCCATGCGCCGGTGAAGGCCCCCGTGGAGGAATGTCCGGCATGTCCGGCGATGGCATTGGATCGCCTTCGATTCCTCGGGCCTTACACGGGTGCTCTTCGAGCCCATCTCCTCTTCTTGAAGAGGAAGCCATATGTGTGTCGGCGCTTGCGCGAAGAGATTGGTAAACGGGTCGCGACGGAGCCGATTTTTCGCGAGGTGGAGCTGGTGCTTCCGGTTCCGCTTCATCCCCGGCGACAGCGCGAACGAGGGTACAATCAAGCGGAGCTTTTGGCCGAAGAGGTAGCGCGCGCGCTCATCTGTCCGCTGCGGCGTGATGTCTTGCGGCGCGTGATCTACACGGAACCACATCGGGCGGGGATGGATGCGCTCGCTCGCGCGCGCCGCGTCGCCCAATGCTTCGTCATCACTTCCCCGAAAGCGGTGTGGGGAAAGACTGTGCTCTTGGTGGACGACGTTTATACGACCGGAGCGACTTTGAACGAGTGCGCTCGAACGGTGCGAGCAGCTGGCGCGCGCGCCGTCTACGGATTCGTCGTCGCGCGCGCCATCGGCGAGACTTCCGGTTCCTGA
- the dapF gene encoding diaminopimelate epimerase has product MRRVPFCKLQALGNDFIVVAREHLSAEEIARWAARWCHRHFGIGADGVILVAPLASDSEADFEMRLWNADGTEAELSGNGLRCLAAYLAFTGRWREPVVRLRTKAGVRHLEQIRHEGTHFEFLTDMGIPALSSTAIPMALDPPRPRIIGFPVRVHEHAIPITACSLGNPHCVVFVEDFTALDIRHIGAALERHPLFPERTNVEFVRVRDRQNLELRMWERGVGETLSSGTGASAALVAAVLNGLAEREAWVHTPAGALRVRWRSDDHITVEGSAEVLFFGEWVGQI; this is encoded by the coding sequence ATGCGGCGCGTGCCGTTTTGCAAGCTTCAGGCTTTGGGCAACGATTTCATCGTTGTCGCCCGCGAGCACCTCTCCGCGGAAGAGATCGCTCGATGGGCAGCGCGATGGTGTCATCGTCATTTCGGCATTGGCGCTGATGGCGTGATCCTCGTCGCCCCATTGGCCTCGGACTCTGAGGCGGACTTCGAGATGCGCTTGTGGAACGCCGATGGGACGGAGGCAGAGCTCTCTGGCAACGGTCTTCGCTGCCTAGCGGCATATCTTGCATTCACGGGACGGTGGCGAGAGCCCGTCGTTCGCCTTCGAACGAAGGCGGGAGTGAGACACCTGGAACAGATTCGCCACGAAGGGACGCACTTTGAATTCCTCACTGACATGGGGATCCCCGCACTCTCCAGCACGGCGATCCCGATGGCCCTCGATCCCCCACGACCACGCATCATCGGGTTCCCCGTTCGCGTCCACGAGCATGCGATCCCGATCACCGCGTGTTCCTTGGGGAATCCTCATTGCGTTGTGTTCGTGGAGGACTTCACGGCGTTGGACATTCGGCACATAGGGGCAGCCCTCGAGCGACATCCGCTCTTTCCCGAACGGACCAACGTGGAATTCGTGCGCGTTCGGGATCGTCAAAACCTCGAATTGCGGATGTGGGAGCGCGGCGTGGGAGAGACGCTCTCCTCAGGGACAGGAGCATCGGCGGCGCTCGTCGCCGCTGTGCTCAATGGATTAGCGGAGAGAGAAGCATGGGTGCACACACCGGCCGGTGCCCTGCGCGTCCGATGGCGGTCGGATGATCATATCACTGTCGAGGGATCGGCGGAGGTCCTCTTTTTCGGAGAATGGGTGGGGCAGATATGA
- the prmC gene encoding peptide chain release factor N(5)-glutamine methyltransferase: protein MGTIRQALEWARRRLEEANVEDPRRTAGTLLAHALQRDYLYVLTRPEEPLSESVWEEFTRLIERRAQGEPLQYITGHQEFFGLDFLVTPDVLIPRPETELIVEAVLERASDSARLLIIDVGTGSGCLAVTLAVHLPHARILALDISEAALAVARRNAERHSVHARIEFLVSDLFSALDASAQPPKADFIVANPPYISEAEWPSLPREVRDYEPRLALIAGAEAARLQRRLFAEGQRFLKPGGYLVCEMGYGQYPSLREALEPTAWELVEVKRDLQGIERTLVLRRRA, encoded by the coding sequence GTGGGGACGATTCGTCAGGCCCTGGAGTGGGCGCGACGGCGTCTGGAGGAGGCAAACGTCGAGGACCCACGACGCACGGCGGGGACGTTGCTCGCGCACGCCTTGCAAAGGGATTACCTTTACGTGCTCACCCGACCGGAGGAGCCGCTTTCGGAATCCGTGTGGGAAGAGTTCACGCGCCTGATCGAACGGCGGGCACAAGGAGAGCCGCTTCAGTACATCACCGGGCATCAGGAGTTCTTCGGGCTCGATTTCCTCGTCACGCCGGACGTCCTGATCCCGCGTCCGGAGACGGAATTGATCGTGGAAGCTGTCTTGGAGCGGGCGTCGGATTCGGCCCGACTTCTCATCATTGACGTGGGGACGGGATCAGGCTGTCTGGCCGTGACACTCGCTGTGCACTTGCCGCACGCGCGGATTCTGGCGCTCGATATCTCGGAAGCCGCGCTGGCCGTCGCGCGTCGCAACGCCGAGCGGCATAGCGTCCACGCGCGCATCGAATTCCTCGTGAGCGATCTCTTCTCAGCCCTGGACGCGAGCGCGCAACCGCCCAAAGCCGATTTCATCGTCGCGAATCCCCCTTACATTTCCGAAGCCGAATGGCCAAGCCTTCCGCGCGAAGTTCGAGACTATGAACCTCGCCTGGCCTTGATCGCCGGGGCGGAAGCCGCGCGCCTTCAACGGCGGCTCTTCGCCGAAGGACAGAGGTTCCTGAAGCCGGGAGGGTATCTCGTCTGCGAGATGGGATACGGGCAATATCCATCGCTCCGCGAAGCGCTGGAGCCAACCGCGTGGGAACTGGTCGAAGTCAAGCGCGATCTCCAAGGGATCGAGCGAACGCTCGTATTGCGGCGCCGGGCATAA
- a CDS encoding DUF2007 domain-containing protein has translation MSGKDVRFVLLARFTAVAEAEMVRELLAREGISALLTGTSDPLGVVSGAQPIRLLVAESDLERARSLYQAFFQKPFFEAQES, from the coding sequence ATGAGCGGCAAAGACGTACGCTTCGTCCTGTTGGCTCGATTCACAGCGGTTGCCGAGGCGGAAATGGTGCGGGAGTTGCTCGCCCGAGAGGGGATTTCTGCTCTCTTGACCGGGACGAGCGATCCGTTAGGCGTCGTGAGTGGCGCTCAACCGATTCGACTCCTCGTGGCGGAGTCTGATCTGGAGCGCGCCCGATCGCTATATCAGGCATTCTTCCAAAAGCCATTCTTCGAGGCTCAAGAGAGTTGA
- a CDS encoding bifunctional (p)ppGpp synthetase/guanosine-3',5'-bis(diphosphate) 3'-pyrophosphohydrolase codes for MIRFEDILEKVERYHPEADLELLRRAYIFSAREHRGQVRLSGEPYLVHPLEVANILADQRLDVVTVSAGLLHDVIEDCGVTREELEMYFGPEIAHIVNGVTKIGQIAFASREEAQAESLRKMVLAMVDDVRVILVKLADRLHNMRTLDPLPREKQIRIAQETLDVFAPIAHRLGMGRLRGELEDLAFKYLYPEDYRRLKESIDRKRPQLEAYLEEVKARMWTRLEAEGISVIAIEGRVKRLYSIFQKMRRKKVSLDQIYDLMAVRVIVSSVRDCYAALGIIHQNWNPIPGRFRDWIATPRENMYQSLHTSVVGENGQSFEVQIRTEEMHRVAEEGIAAHWKYKEGKLGAQAEDKMIAWLRRLLDEQQESRDAREFLEDLKLDLSPKEVFAFTPKGKVIELPQGATPIDFAYAIHTEVGHHCAGAKVNGRLVPLRYQIKTGDIVEILTSPNQHPSRDWLRFVKTNRARTKIRRWLREQEHLQAMELGRRLLEREAEKLHLKLKNLLGDGELERIAPDYGYQKVEDLLAAIGYGKISARSILTRFVPAEVLAQLEEKPKSKLVEVTERVKKALGLREAPIRVRGVEDLMVYRARCCNPIRGEEIIGYITRGRGVAVHARRCNNVPALLVNRERIVEVEWTRGGENEPYAVPLYVVVEDRQGILAEITSAIANIKTNIRDARARTTSDGRGEIRITVEIFDLKHLERVTSAIRAVEGVIDVEREER; via the coding sequence GTGATCCGGTTCGAGGACATTTTGGAGAAGGTCGAGCGATATCATCCGGAGGCCGATCTGGAACTCCTGCGGCGCGCGTATATCTTCTCGGCGCGCGAACACCGTGGACAGGTCCGTCTCAGCGGAGAGCCGTACCTCGTCCATCCGCTCGAGGTCGCCAATATTTTGGCCGATCAGCGTCTTGACGTCGTCACCGTCAGTGCGGGGCTCTTACATGATGTGATCGAAGATTGCGGCGTCACGCGTGAAGAACTGGAGATGTACTTTGGCCCAGAGATCGCTCATATCGTCAATGGGGTGACGAAAATCGGTCAGATCGCCTTCGCCTCGCGGGAGGAAGCACAAGCCGAGAGCTTGCGGAAGATGGTCCTGGCGATGGTGGACGACGTCCGGGTGATCTTAGTGAAACTGGCCGATCGGTTGCACAACATGCGGACCCTCGATCCCCTCCCTCGTGAGAAACAGATCCGCATCGCGCAAGAGACGCTCGACGTCTTCGCCCCTATCGCCCACCGGTTGGGCATGGGCCGTCTGCGCGGAGAATTGGAGGACCTCGCCTTCAAGTATCTCTACCCAGAGGATTACCGCCGACTCAAGGAGTCGATCGATCGCAAGCGTCCGCAATTGGAAGCGTACCTGGAAGAGGTGAAGGCGCGGATGTGGACAAGGCTCGAAGCGGAAGGGATCTCGGTGATCGCCATCGAAGGGCGCGTCAAACGCCTCTACAGCATCTTCCAAAAGATGCGCCGCAAGAAGGTCTCCCTCGATCAGATCTACGACCTGATGGCTGTGCGGGTGATTGTCTCCAGTGTGCGCGATTGTTATGCTGCGTTGGGCATCATCCATCAGAATTGGAATCCCATCCCCGGGCGCTTCCGAGATTGGATCGCCACGCCCCGCGAGAACATGTATCAATCGCTCCATACGTCGGTCGTCGGTGAGAACGGCCAATCGTTCGAAGTGCAGATTCGCACCGAGGAGATGCATCGGGTGGCCGAGGAGGGCATTGCCGCCCACTGGAAGTACAAGGAAGGGAAACTCGGCGCGCAGGCCGAGGATAAGATGATCGCGTGGCTCCGCCGCCTGCTCGATGAGCAACAAGAATCCCGCGATGCTCGCGAATTCCTCGAAGACCTGAAGCTCGACCTCTCTCCCAAAGAGGTCTTCGCTTTCACCCCCAAGGGGAAAGTCATCGAGCTGCCGCAAGGAGCGACGCCCATTGATTTCGCGTATGCCATCCACACGGAGGTCGGTCATCACTGCGCGGGTGCGAAGGTGAACGGCCGGCTCGTTCCACTCCGGTATCAGATCAAGACGGGCGACATCGTGGAGATCCTCACCTCGCCGAATCAACACCCGAGCCGCGATTGGTTGCGCTTCGTTAAAACCAATCGCGCGCGCACGAAGATTCGGCGATGGCTCCGCGAGCAGGAGCATCTCCAGGCGATGGAACTCGGCCGGCGACTGCTGGAACGAGAAGCTGAGAAGCTTCATCTCAAGCTCAAGAATCTGCTGGGCGACGGGGAGTTGGAGAGGATCGCTCCCGACTATGGGTACCAGAAGGTGGAGGACTTACTGGCTGCCATCGGCTACGGGAAGATCTCTGCGCGCAGCATCCTCACTCGCTTCGTCCCGGCTGAAGTGCTCGCCCAATTGGAGGAGAAGCCGAAGTCGAAGCTGGTGGAAGTCACCGAGCGGGTCAAGAAAGCCCTCGGCTTGCGAGAGGCGCCCATTCGCGTCCGTGGGGTCGAGGACCTCATGGTCTATCGAGCGCGTTGCTGCAATCCCATCCGCGGGGAGGAAATCATCGGCTACATTACCCGAGGACGCGGCGTCGCCGTTCACGCCCGACGCTGCAACAACGTCCCGGCTCTCCTCGTCAATCGCGAGCGCATCGTCGAAGTGGAGTGGACGCGAGGAGGAGAGAACGAACCTTATGCTGTCCCCTTGTACGTGGTCGTCGAAGATCGGCAGGGCATCCTGGCCGAGATCACCTCGGCCATCGCTAACATCAAGACGAACATTCGCGACGCTCGCGCCCGAACGACCTCGGATGGGCGTGGCGAGATTCGAATCACCGTCGAGATCTTCGACCTGAAGCATCTCGAACGCGTCACAAGCGCCATCCGAGCCGTCGAAGGAGTAATTGACGTCGAACGGGAGGAGCGGTGA
- the rpmB gene encoding 50S ribosomal protein L28, which produces MAQRCVICGKGPQFGHRVSHAGNRTKHKFEPNLHRVRARINGAVRRIRVCTRCLKAGKVVKAA; this is translated from the coding sequence ATGGCACAACGGTGTGTCATTTGCGGGAAAGGACCACAGTTCGGGCATCGCGTCAGCCACGCGGGCAATCGCACTAAGCATAAGTTCGAGCCGAATCTGCATCGCGTGCGCGCGCGCATCAATGGCGCTGTCCGACGCATTCGCGTCTGCACGCGGTGTTTGAAGGCGGGGAAGGTCGTCAAAGCGGCCTGA
- the rph gene encoding ribonuclease PH: MGETVLRQDGRHPDMLRPIRILPNFLKFPEGSVLIECGDTKVICAATVEERVPAFLRGTGRGWITAEYAMLPRATETRTPRETGRTPPSGRTQEIQRLIGRSLRAVVDLDRLGERTILLDCDVVQADGGTRTASITGAFVALVFALQRLYATGAIAEWPVRDYVAAVSVGIVDGTPMLDLRYEEDSRAAVDMNVVGTGDGRFVEIQGTAESEPFTEEQLHQLLALARRGIAQVIEIQRSVLGPWPAAAELSQEDTSSIREL; the protein is encoded by the coding sequence ATGGGTGAGACGGTACTTCGTCAAGATGGACGTCACCCGGACATGCTGCGTCCTATTCGGATTCTCCCCAACTTCCTCAAGTTCCCCGAAGGTTCGGTCTTGATCGAGTGTGGCGATACGAAGGTCATCTGTGCGGCGACTGTGGAGGAGCGCGTCCCCGCGTTCCTGCGCGGCACGGGGAGGGGATGGATCACGGCCGAATACGCCATGTTGCCGCGAGCGACCGAGACGCGCACGCCGCGCGAGACGGGACGTACGCCGCCATCCGGGCGCACGCAGGAGATTCAGCGATTGATCGGGCGCAGTCTCCGTGCTGTTGTGGATTTGGATAGACTCGGCGAACGGACGATCCTTCTCGACTGCGATGTCGTTCAGGCCGATGGGGGAACGCGAACGGCTTCGATCACGGGCGCGTTCGTCGCATTGGTCTTCGCCCTGCAGCGATTGTACGCAACAGGAGCGATCGCCGAATGGCCCGTGCGCGACTATGTGGCCGCCGTCAGCGTGGGGATTGTGGACGGCACGCCTATGCTTGATCTGCGGTATGAGGAAGATAGCCGGGCGGCTGTGGACATGAACGTCGTGGGCACAGGCGATGGGCGATTCGTGGAGATCCAAGGGACGGCCGAGAGCGAACCGTTCACTGAAGAGCAACTTCACCAACTGCTCGCGCTCGCGCGTCGAGGCATCGCTCAGGTGATCGAGATTCAACGGTCCGTCCTCGGGCCTTGGCCGGCGGCCGCAGAACTCTCTCAAGAGGACACCTCGTCCATTCGTGAGTTATGA
- a CDS encoding aldo/keto reductase, with product MARRATREGTERFRARFAEAQAAGHFREAFGLWISSIGIGTYLGASDAETDRAYGEAIAWALQRGSNVIDTAINYRCQRSERVIGEVLARLVAAGTIARDEVLVATKGGYIPFDGHPPRTRAEWQRYLEETFFRPGILRPEDVVGGIHSLAPRYLEHQLETSLRNLRLETVDVYYLHNPEQQLEEISREEFRRRMRAAFAWLEEKVAEGKIGVYGTATWEGYRVPPDERVHLSLAELVALAKEVGGTDHHFRVIQLPYNLLMPEASLLRTQTLGGWQVSVLEAAEHLGIVVMASAPLLQGRLAAQWPVARADALKGLTAAQRALQIVRSTPGITVALVGMSRRAHVEENLRLADIRPLSREEWRQILFIQHGVG from the coding sequence ATGGCGCGACGAGCGACACGAGAGGGAACTGAACGATTCCGCGCTCGATTTGCGGAAGCGCAAGCTGCGGGGCATTTCCGCGAGGCCTTTGGGCTTTGGATCTCCTCGATCGGCATCGGCACGTATCTTGGCGCATCGGATGCGGAGACCGATCGCGCCTATGGGGAGGCCATTGCGTGGGCTCTTCAGCGGGGCAGCAACGTCATTGACACGGCGATCAACTACCGCTGTCAACGCAGCGAACGAGTCATTGGCGAGGTGCTCGCGCGACTAGTCGCGGCCGGGACGATCGCGCGCGATGAGGTCCTCGTGGCGACCAAAGGAGGGTACATCCCCTTTGACGGACATCCTCCGCGAACGCGCGCGGAGTGGCAGCGTTACTTGGAGGAGACCTTCTTCCGGCCCGGCATCCTTCGACCGGAGGACGTCGTCGGCGGCATTCACAGTCTCGCGCCGCGCTACTTGGAGCATCAATTGGAGACGAGCTTGCGGAATCTGCGCTTGGAGACCGTGGACGTCTACTATCTGCACAATCCGGAGCAGCAATTGGAGGAGATCTCCCGCGAAGAATTTCGCCGGCGCATGCGCGCAGCGTTCGCGTGGCTGGAGGAGAAGGTGGCTGAGGGGAAGATCGGCGTCTACGGGACGGCGACGTGGGAGGGGTATCGCGTCCCACCGGACGAGCGGGTTCATTTGTCGTTGGCCGAGCTGGTCGCGCTCGCGAAAGAAGTGGGTGGGACGGACCACCATTTTCGCGTCATCCAACTTCCGTATAACCTTCTCATGCCAGAGGCGAGTCTGCTGCGCACGCAAACGCTCGGAGGGTGGCAAGTCTCCGTCCTAGAGGCCGCGGAGCATTTGGGGATCGTTGTCATGGCGAGCGCGCCGCTTTTACAAGGGCGACTCGCAGCGCAGTGGCCGGTGGCCAGAGCGGATGCCCTCAAGGGCTTGACCGCGGCGCAGCGAGCGCTGCAGATCGTTCGCTCGACGCCAGGGATCACGGTCGCGCTCGTCGGAATGAGTCGTCGCGCTCACGTCGAGGAGAATTTGCGCCTGGCGGATATCCGACCGCTCTCGCGGGAGGAATGGCGTCAGATACTGTTCATCCAGCATGGGGTCGGCTGA
- a CDS encoding RidA family protein: MRRTITTDQAPRAIGPYVQAVQVGEWIFVSGQIALDPETGELIPGGIEEQTERVLQNLRAILEAAGSSLEKVVKTTVYLADLNDFSKMNEVYARYFPGEKPARATVEVSRLPRDARIEMDAIATL; encoded by the coding sequence ATGCGACGAACGATCACGACCGACCAAGCTCCACGCGCGATTGGTCCCTATGTTCAGGCCGTTCAAGTCGGCGAATGGATCTTCGTCTCCGGGCAGATCGCTCTCGATCCGGAGACGGGCGAGCTCATCCCCGGAGGGATCGAAGAGCAAACCGAGCGCGTGCTCCAGAACCTCCGGGCCATTTTGGAAGCCGCCGGTTCGTCCTTGGAGAAAGTGGTCAAGACGACCGTCTACTTGGCGGATCTCAATGACTTCTCGAAGATGAACGAGGTCTATGCCCGGTATTTCCCAGGGGAGAAACCGGCGCGAGCGACCGTCGAGGTCTCGCGCTTGCCTCGAGATGCCCGGATCGAGATGGACGCCATCGCGACGCTCTGA
- a CDS encoding SurA N-terminal domain-containing protein — protein MRRIAFLGVLGLSLLFSACKDRPQSRATAEDVAARVNGVEITISEVDRLVEQQLRAGAQQGQAPPTPAELAAARLQVLEGLITQQALYQKAERLGLLPTDEEIVQGIQQFKRERGLSEEGFQRTLRELGQTEEQFRREIRRQLAIRKLFDREVTPRITVTDREIEEFYKANKAQFVERRGFALARILVTPERDNVPDDAVGADAAQRKIREIYEQLRRGADFATVAARRSEDPLTAARGGDWGFFPETTEQFPEALRARLLTMREGDITEPIRIGNSWLILKLVRRLQRDRELTLDEVRAQIAEELRGQREQVLQTAVTRLALAESRIENVLAQRMLENPTNFGGLRPIALPTPPASGQGR, from the coding sequence ATGAGGAGAATCGCTTTTCTCGGTGTGCTTGGCCTCAGCCTCTTATTCAGCGCCTGTAAAGATCGTCCGCAAAGCCGCGCGACGGCCGAGGATGTGGCCGCACGCGTCAACGGCGTGGAGATCACCATCTCGGAGGTGGATCGGCTCGTCGAACAACAGCTTCGCGCTGGTGCTCAACAAGGACAAGCTCCGCCGACCCCCGCCGAGCTGGCGGCTGCTCGTCTCCAAGTCCTCGAGGGGCTCATCACTCAGCAGGCCCTCTATCAAAAGGCCGAGCGCCTGGGCTTGCTCCCCACCGACGAGGAGATCGTCCAAGGCATTCAACAGTTCAAGCGCGAGCGGGGATTGAGCGAAGAAGGTTTTCAGCGGACGCTCCGCGAACTGGGCCAGACGGAAGAGCAGTTCCGGCGCGAGATCCGTCGCCAATTGGCGATCCGGAAGCTCTTCGATCGAGAGGTGACGCCGCGCATCACGGTCACCGACCGCGAGATCGAGGAATTTTACAAGGCCAATAAAGCCCAATTCGTGGAGCGGCGGGGATTCGCGCTCGCGCGCATTCTGGTGACGCCGGAGAGAGATAACGTCCCGGATGATGCTGTCGGGGCTGATGCCGCCCAGCGAAAGATCCGGGAGATTTACGAGCAGTTGCGTCGCGGGGCGGATTTCGCGACCGTTGCCGCGCGCCGGTCCGAAGACCCGCTGACAGCGGCTCGAGGAGGAGATTGGGGGTTCTTCCCCGAGACGACCGAGCAGTTCCCCGAAGCCTTGCGCGCGCGCCTGCTCACCATGCGCGAAGGTGACATCACGGAACCGATCCGCATCGGCAATTCGTGGCTCATCCTGAAACTCGTCCGTCGCCTCCAGCGCGATCGCGAACTGACGCTCGATGAGGTGCGCGCCCAGATCGCCGAAGAGCTGCGCGGTCAACGGGAGCAAGTCCTACAGACGGCCGTGACCCGATTGGCCCTCGCGGAATCCCGCATCGAGAACGTGCTCGCGCAGCGGATGTTGGAGAATCCGACGAACTTCGGTGGTTTGCGTCCGATCGCGCTTCCAACACCGCCGGCTTCCGGCCAGGGGCGTTGA